Proteins found in one Kangiella sediminilitoris genomic segment:
- a CDS encoding sugar-transfer associated ATP-grasp domain-containing protein, whose protein sequence is MSIVRQLNKPSVWFALIGLTLLALHFWWQPSHVKQLGAELLHRYSLTMSFDAANEDIVTRTYLPLTNDRQEVINESLQSGTLEFTNDESLIGRQGIWKGFSTTPIRYNAIISSREQKYEIDPELDIPTDYPPHLKRWLEPTEFIQVNDPRILELWMNIQPKERKLLSTLEAIHDYTYNEIEGAPFKGTTDAITTMILKRASCNGKSRLFAALARLNGIPTRLVGGVILETTKKKTSHQWVEAYIQGHWVPFDPLNDYFAQIPHHYLELYIDDQALFSHTRNINFDYIFDIKREHIAAPLLRFDNDEGAFFNAASLLAKIGIENKTAGIFLLFPFVAFLISFARNVLGVKTFGIFMPMLVSAACIYTGFWMGLGGFVGVLLTAWLGQLFFDRHKLLKIPRLAAIITLNTMLFIAIFMVLGDQTPLQMGMMTLFPVVIISFIAERLSNMTQDNNWRELFITSLGSVVMISLCYLAFSSITLQSFFALYPESLLLVMAAQIFIGQWTGLRISEYLRFKKINTQNNTLGINKRNRDYVYQLNERKLLQLAIDKIETKKVLLQQGVPVPQTLDMCDSFRDLDDFVEHLRDFKSFVVKPNRGSQGNGILVIVNNDDGTFVTASGKRLSLMDIRYHVSEIITGNFAQDGAPDTAYIEPLLIEHHRISEIANLGLSDIRVILCNQEIISCMLRVPTKLSEGKANLHQGAIGLSVDIETGLTAKCSFKGKQLDKHPDSGSQLLGHQIPFWNKIKEIAQNAQKAIPLGYIGVDICIDEKLGPMVLEVNGRPGLEIQNVQHKGFSGEMETARDRI, encoded by the coding sequence ATGAGTATAGTAAGACAATTAAATAAACCTTCTGTATGGTTTGCCCTTATTGGGCTTACCTTGCTGGCCTTGCATTTCTGGTGGCAGCCATCACATGTTAAACAGCTGGGAGCAGAGTTGCTCCACCGCTACTCATTGACTATGTCTTTTGATGCGGCGAATGAGGATATTGTTACTCGAACCTATTTGCCTCTGACCAATGATCGCCAGGAAGTTATCAATGAGTCTTTACAGTCGGGAACACTGGAATTTACCAATGACGAATCCTTAATTGGCCGACAGGGAATCTGGAAAGGATTTTCTACGACACCCATTCGCTACAATGCGATTATTTCTTCGCGTGAACAAAAGTATGAAATTGATCCTGAGCTGGATATTCCTACCGACTATCCTCCTCATCTCAAGCGATGGCTGGAACCCACAGAATTTATTCAGGTGAATGATCCTCGAATTCTAGAACTGTGGATGAACATACAACCAAAAGAAAGAAAGCTACTTTCTACTCTCGAAGCCATACACGACTATACTTATAACGAAATTGAAGGCGCCCCCTTTAAAGGCACCACAGACGCCATTACCACCATGATTCTGAAACGAGCCAGCTGTAATGGCAAAAGCCGACTGTTTGCAGCTTTAGCCCGTTTGAACGGCATACCGACTCGCTTAGTTGGTGGCGTCATACTGGAAACAACCAAAAAGAAAACCTCTCATCAATGGGTCGAAGCATATATTCAAGGACACTGGGTCCCTTTTGATCCCTTGAATGATTACTTCGCTCAGATACCTCATCATTATCTGGAGCTATACATTGATGATCAGGCATTGTTTAGTCATACCCGCAACATCAACTTTGACTATATTTTCGATATTAAGCGTGAGCATATAGCCGCACCACTCCTGCGTTTTGATAATGACGAAGGAGCATTCTTTAATGCAGCTTCACTGTTAGCCAAAATTGGTATCGAAAACAAAACGGCAGGGATATTCTTATTGTTCCCATTTGTCGCATTCTTGATTTCCTTCGCGCGTAATGTTTTAGGAGTAAAAACGTTCGGTATTTTCATGCCAATGCTGGTCTCAGCAGCCTGTATCTATACTGGCTTCTGGATGGGACTGGGAGGATTTGTCGGTGTCCTTTTGACCGCGTGGCTAGGCCAGCTTTTCTTTGATAGACATAAGCTACTCAAAATCCCGAGACTCGCAGCGATTATCACCTTAAACACCATGCTGTTTATTGCTATTTTCATGGTGCTAGGCGATCAGACACCATTACAGATGGGTATGATGACCCTGTTCCCAGTCGTCATTATCTCCTTCATCGCAGAACGTCTGAGCAATATGACTCAGGACAATAATTGGCGGGAACTGTTCATAACCAGCCTCGGTAGTGTCGTGATGATATCGCTGTGCTATCTGGCATTCTCATCAATTACGCTGCAGAGCTTTTTTGCACTTTACCCTGAAAGCTTACTACTTGTGATGGCCGCACAAATCTTTATTGGCCAGTGGACAGGACTTAGGATTTCTGAGTATTTACGCTTTAAAAAGATCAATACTCAAAATAATACGCTGGGTATTAACAAGCGCAACAGGGATTATGTCTATCAGTTGAACGAACGTAAATTGCTTCAACTAGCCATTGATAAAATAGAAACCAAAAAAGTGTTACTACAGCAAGGCGTCCCTGTGCCACAAACCTTGGATATGTGTGATAGTTTCAGGGATTTGGACGACTTTGTGGAGCATTTACGAGACTTCAAAAGCTTTGTCGTAAAACCCAATAGAGGATCACAGGGTAACGGTATTCTGGTCATTGTGAATAACGATGATGGCACCTTTGTTACTGCCTCTGGCAAACGCCTTAGCCTGATGGATATTCGTTATCATGTTTCAGAAATTATTACGGGTAACTTCGCCCAGGACGGAGCGCCTGACACGGCTTACATTGAGCCGTTACTGATTGAGCATCACCGAATCTCTGAAATTGCTAATCTTGGGTTAAGTGATATCCGGGTCATACTATGTAATCAGGAAATTATCAGCTGTATGCTGCGTGTTCCTACCAAGTTGTCTGAGGGCAAAGCTAACCTGCATCAGGGAGCCATAGGCCTTAGTGTTGATATCGAAACCGGCTTAACAGCAAAATGTAGTTTCAAGGGCAAGCAGCTGGATAAACATCCAGACTCAGGCTCCCAACTATTAGGCCATCAGATACCTTTCTGGAACAAGATAAAAGAAATCGCTCAGAACGCTCAGAAGGCGATCCCACTGGGATATATTGGAGTAGATATCTGTATTGATGAAAAACTGGGACCAATGGTACTGGAAGTGAATGGCCGTCCGGGTCTTGAAATTCAAAATGTCCAGCACAAAGGTTTCTCTGGAGAGATGGAGACAGCTCGTGACCGAATATAA
- a CDS encoding tryptophan 2,3-dioxygenase family protein encodes MQKNVKPCYYSEYLQLDKLLDAQHPESKNYGDEAHDETLFIIVHQAYELWFKQILHEIHAILPVLSKDHVGEDKLSTVNLRIERIHRIQEVLVDQIDILETMTPLDFLDFRDYLIPASGFQSIQFKELEILLGLKSEFRINFDKKSFYNRLNEKDRNYLMDLEEQPSLFDAIENWLERMPFLEFGDFKFWQMYKDAVEKMLNHDEKVIKDADYLTDAEKTFQLNDLANTHANFDALFDKDKYQELKDQGRFRLSQEATLSALFINLYREQPMLNSPFRLLQGLVEIDENFTTWRYRHTTMVHRMLGTKIGTGGSSGHDYLKQTTQNNRFFRDLFNLTTFLIPRSSLPELPPEVLKAVNFHL; translated from the coding sequence ATGCAAAAGAACGTTAAGCCTTGTTATTACTCGGAATATTTACAACTTGATAAATTATTGGATGCCCAGCACCCTGAGAGCAAAAACTATGGTGATGAAGCTCACGATGAAACCCTGTTCATCATTGTTCATCAGGCCTATGAGCTGTGGTTCAAACAAATACTACACGAAATTCATGCCATCCTGCCCGTGCTTTCCAAAGATCATGTTGGTGAGGATAAACTCAGTACTGTTAACTTACGCATAGAAAGAATTCACCGTATTCAAGAAGTGCTGGTCGATCAAATCGATATTCTCGAAACAATGACCCCGCTGGACTTTCTGGATTTCCGTGATTATTTAATCCCTGCTTCCGGCTTTCAAAGTATTCAGTTTAAGGAACTCGAGATTCTTTTAGGTTTGAAGTCTGAATTCCGCATCAATTTTGATAAGAAGTCATTCTATAATCGTCTTAATGAAAAAGACCGTAACTATCTCATGGATCTTGAAGAGCAACCTAGTCTGTTCGACGCTATAGAGAACTGGCTTGAACGTATGCCTTTCCTTGAGTTTGGCGACTTTAAGTTCTGGCAGATGTATAAAGATGCCGTCGAGAAAATGCTTAATCACGATGAAAAAGTTATCAAAGACGCAGACTACCTGACTGACGCCGAAAAAACATTCCAGCTCAATGACCTCGCCAATACCCACGCAAACTTTGATGCTCTGTTTGATAAAGATAAATACCAGGAATTAAAAGACCAGGGCAGATTCCGCCTGAGCCAGGAAGCCACTTTAAGCGCTCTATTTATCAATCTATATCGCGAGCAGCCGATGTTAAACTCCCCTTTCCGCTTGTTACAGGGCCTGGTAGAAATTGATGAGAACTTTACTACCTGGCGTTACCGCCATACCACTATGGTTCATAGAATGCTGGGCACAAAAATTGGTACAGGGGGCTCATCAGGGCACGACTACCTGAAGCAAACAACTCAAAATAACCGCTTCTTCAGGGATTTGTTTAATTTAACCACCTTCCTTATCCCACGCTCTTCTTTACCAGAGCTTCCTCCAGAAGTTTTAAAAGCCGTTAATTTTCATCTGTAA
- the gltA gene encoding citrate synthase: MSDKTAKLSLPNGEELTLEVLSPSLGKDVVAVGALGKAGYFTYDPGYVSTGACESKITYIDGAKGQLLYRGYPIEQLADNSNFEEVAYLLLNGELPSKEQYEEFVAKINNHTMVHEQMMSFFNGFRRDAHPMAIMVSVVGALSAFYHDSLDINDPKHRDISALRLISKVPTIAAMCYRYSVGHPFVYPNNDMSLAENFLNMMFSMPSEKDWKPDPVLVKAMDRIFVLHADHEQNASTSTVRLAGSSGANPFAAIASGIACLWGPAHGGANEACLNMLREIGDVKNIPEYVARAKDKNDPFRLMGFGHRVYKNFDPRAKVMRESAHEVLELLGKNDDPTFKVALELEKIALEDPYFVEKKLYPNVDFYSGVILDAIGIPTNMFTVIFALSRTVGWVSQWNEMMGESSRKIGRPRQLYTGEKARDYVDINSRK, translated from the coding sequence ATGTCGGATAAAACAGCTAAACTTAGCCTACCAAATGGCGAAGAACTCACCCTAGAGGTACTTTCACCGAGTCTAGGTAAAGATGTCGTTGCCGTTGGTGCATTAGGGAAAGCGGGTTATTTCACTTACGACCCGGGCTATGTATCTACTGGTGCCTGTGAATCAAAGATCACTTATATTGATGGCGCCAAAGGACAGCTACTTTATCGCGGTTATCCAATCGAACAGCTAGCGGATAACTCAAACTTTGAAGAAGTTGCCTATTTATTGCTCAATGGCGAACTGCCGAGTAAAGAGCAATACGAAGAATTTGTGGCTAAAATCAACAACCACACCATGGTTCACGAGCAAATGATGAGCTTCTTTAACGGCTTCCGTCGTGACGCTCATCCTATGGCAATCATGGTATCTGTAGTTGGTGCATTGTCTGCGTTCTACCACGACTCGCTGGACATTAACGATCCTAAGCACCGTGATATCAGCGCCCTACGCCTGATTTCTAAAGTGCCAACTATCGCTGCAATGTGCTACCGCTACTCAGTAGGCCACCCTTTCGTTTATCCAAATAACGATATGAGCCTAGCAGAAAACTTCTTGAACATGATGTTCAGCATGCCGTCAGAGAAAGATTGGAAACCAGATCCAGTTCTAGTTAAAGCAATGGATCGTATCTTCGTACTGCATGCCGATCATGAACAGAATGCTTCTACATCGACAGTTCGTCTAGCAGGTTCATCAGGTGCTAACCCATTCGCAGCAATTGCATCAGGCATTGCCTGTCTTTGGGGGCCAGCACATGGCGGCGCCAACGAGGCTTGCTTGAACATGCTGCGTGAAATCGGTGATGTTAAGAACATCCCAGAATATGTAGCTCGTGCGAAAGACAAAAATGATCCATTCCGCCTAATGGGCTTTGGTCACCGCGTATATAAAAACTTCGACCCTCGGGCTAAAGTTATGCGTGAAAGTGCTCACGAAGTATTAGAGCTATTAGGTAAGAATGACGACCCAACATTTAAGGTTGCTCTAGAGCTTGAAAAAATTGCTTTGGAAGATCCTTATTTCGTTGAGAAGAAACTCTATCCAAACGTAGATTTCTACTCTGGCGTTATTCTGGACGCTATTGGAATCCCAACCAATATGTTCACGGTTATTTTTGCTCTATCTCGTACCGTAGGCTGGGTATCACAGTGGAATGAAATGATGGGTGAATCAAGTCGTAAGATTGGTCGTCCTCGTCAGTTGTACACTGGTGAAAAAGCAAGAGATTATGTTGATATTAATTCGAGAAAATAA
- the sdhC gene encoding succinate dehydrogenase, cytochrome b556 subunit produces MIKKRPKNLDLTTVSFPVPAISSILHRITGVVLFIAVPILLWMLQKSLDSAGYAELQAMFSESIVWQFILWAILTSVAYHVIAGVRHLLMDLGIGETLEGGRRGAWAVLLLSVISAVLLGVWVW; encoded by the coding sequence GTGATTAAAAAGAGACCTAAAAACTTAGACCTTACTACGGTAAGTTTCCCTGTACCTGCAATATCATCAATCTTGCATCGTATTACAGGTGTTGTTCTATTCATCGCTGTGCCAATTCTTTTATGGATGCTGCAAAAGTCGCTTGATAGTGCCGGTTATGCCGAACTACAGGCTATGTTTTCAGAATCTATCGTATGGCAGTTTATCCTTTGGGCTATTTTGACGTCTGTTGCTTATCACGTCATTGCAGGTGTTCGTCACTTGTTAATGGATCTGGGCATTGGCGAAACGCTTGAGGGTGGCCGACGCGGCGCTTGGGCTGTGTTGTTACTTTCTGTCATCTCAGCAGTATTATTAGGAGTATGGGTATGGTAA
- the sdhD gene encoding succinate dehydrogenase, hydrophobic membrane anchor protein has product MVTAVTSLGRSGLHDWVLQRLSAVIMLAYVIYLGYFFATTPEITFAAWQGLFDSTFMKVFSLLALLSVVVHAWIGLWIVSTDYMPKVGIRIVFQAIVIVICLSLIVWGIQILWSL; this is encoded by the coding sequence ATGGTAACTGCCGTTACGAGCTTGGGCCGCTCTGGCCTGCACGACTGGGTGTTGCAACGCCTTTCAGCGGTAATCATGTTGGCCTACGTTATTTACCTGGGCTACTTTTTTGCAACAACACCAGAGATTACGTTTGCTGCCTGGCAGGGCTTGTTCGACAGCACCTTTATGAAGGTGTTTTCATTATTAGCCTTGTTATCAGTTGTGGTTCATGCCTGGATTGGGTTGTGGATCGTTTCAACGGACTATATGCCTAAAGTAGGCATTCGTATCGTTTTCCAGGCGATTGTTATTGTGATATGTCTTTCACTTATTGTGTGGGGCATCCAGATATTGTGGAGCTTATAA
- the sdhA gene encoding succinate dehydrogenase flavoprotein subunit → MSIPTYTFDAVIVGGGGAGMRASLQLAKSGQKVALISKVFPTRSHTVSAQGGITVALGNSHPDDWRWHMFDTVKGSDYIGDQDAIEYMCENGPAAVYELEHMGLPFSRLDNGKIYQRPFGGQSKEYGGEQAARTAAAADRTGHALLHTLYQANLAAQTQFFNEWYAMDIVRNEEGDVCGVTAMSIETGEVALFKSRATVFATGGSGRIYASTTNALINTGDGVGMALRAGLPVQDIEMWQFHPTGIAGAGTLVTEGCRGEGGYLINKDGERFMERYAPNAKDLASRDVVARSMMKEILAGRGGGKDGDHVFLKLDHLGEEVLNKRLPGISELSKIFAHVDPAKDPIPVVPTCHYMMGGIPTNKYGQVIDRKPNGEEKVVKGFYAVGEVACVSVHGANRLGGNSLLDLVVFGRAAGLHLEEALREGLPFSDFDDADAERSMARYNRWEESTDGEDVVDLRKELQQTMQNHFGVFRTGDLMKEGLEKVKDLRKRLKNAVLKDKSKSFNTQRIESLELENLMEVAYATAMAAEFRTESRGAHSREDYPDRDDENWLAHSVYYPETEEMGTRDVNMHPEKVDAFPPKARTY, encoded by the coding sequence ATGTCTATACCTACTTACACTTTTGATGCCGTGATTGTTGGCGGCGGTGGCGCTGGTATGCGTGCCTCGTTGCAGTTAGCAAAAAGCGGTCAGAAAGTCGCATTGATTTCTAAAGTTTTCCCTACTCGTTCGCACACAGTTTCTGCTCAGGGTGGTATTACTGTAGCACTGGGTAACTCTCACCCGGATGACTGGCGCTGGCATATGTTTGATACTGTAAAAGGTTCGGATTATATCGGTGACCAGGATGCGATTGAGTATATGTGTGAAAATGGCCCTGCAGCTGTTTATGAGCTGGAGCACATGGGCTTACCATTCTCACGTCTGGACAATGGTAAAATCTACCAGCGTCCATTTGGTGGTCAGTCAAAAGAATATGGTGGTGAGCAAGCAGCACGTACAGCAGCAGCGGCTGACCGTACAGGCCACGCATTGCTTCACACTCTATATCAAGCAAACTTGGCTGCTCAGACGCAATTCTTCAATGAATGGTATGCGATGGACATCGTCCGTAATGAGGAAGGCGATGTGTGTGGCGTAACTGCTATGTCTATTGAGACAGGTGAAGTTGCGTTATTTAAATCTCGCGCCACTGTATTCGCTACAGGTGGCTCTGGTCGAATCTATGCATCTACTACTAACGCCCTTATTAACACAGGTGATGGTGTTGGTATGGCACTACGCGCCGGCTTACCTGTACAAGATATTGAGATGTGGCAGTTCCACCCAACAGGCATTGCTGGAGCGGGTACCCTGGTAACAGAAGGTTGTCGTGGTGAAGGTGGTTACCTCATCAATAAAGATGGTGAGCGTTTCATGGAGCGTTATGCTCCGAATGCCAAAGACTTGGCATCTCGTGATGTTGTAGCACGTTCTATGATGAAGGAAATTCTTGCTGGCCGAGGCGGTGGTAAGGACGGTGACCATGTGTTCTTGAAGCTAGATCACTTGGGTGAAGAGGTATTGAACAAGCGCCTGCCTGGCATCAGTGAGCTTTCCAAAATCTTTGCTCACGTTGACCCGGCAAAAGATCCGATACCTGTAGTTCCAACCTGTCACTACATGATGGGTGGTATTCCTACTAATAAATATGGCCAGGTAATTGACCGTAAACCTAATGGTGAAGAGAAAGTCGTAAAAGGCTTTTACGCCGTGGGTGAGGTAGCATGTGTATCTGTGCATGGTGCTAACCGTTTGGGCGGTAACTCTCTACTTGACCTTGTTGTATTTGGTCGAGCAGCTGGTTTACACCTGGAAGAAGCGTTAAGAGAAGGACTACCATTCTCTGATTTCGATGACGCGGATGCTGAGCGCTCAATGGCTCGCTATAACCGTTGGGAAGAGTCAACAGACGGTGAAGACGTTGTTGATTTGCGTAAAGAACTTCAGCAAACCATGCAGAATCACTTTGGTGTATTCCGTACTGGCGATTTGATGAAGGAAGGTCTCGAAAAGGTTAAAGACTTGCGTAAACGACTTAAGAATGCAGTACTTAAAGATAAGTCTAAGAGCTTTAACACTCAGAGAATTGAGTCTCTAGAGCTTGAAAACTTAATGGAAGTTGCTTACGCAACGGCCATGGCTGCAGAGTTCCGTACAGAGAGTCGTGGTGCACACAGTCGTGAAGACTACCCGGATCGTGATGATGAAAACTGGTTAGCACACTCAGTGTATTACCCAGAAACTGAAGAAATGGGTACTCGCGATGTTAATATGCATCCTGAAAAAGTCGACGCTTTCCCTCCGAAAGCTCGTACTTATTAA
- a CDS encoding succinate dehydrogenase iron-sulfur subunit: MKFKVYRYNPETDKKPYMQEFDLDIPEGSDKMLLDVLVELKEQEPSLSFRRSCREGVCGSDGMNINGKNGLACITPISSLKSPVVIRPLPGLPVIRDLVVDMAQFYKQYEKIKPYLIADTETPAKERLQSPEDREKLDGLYECILCACCSTACPSFWWNPDKFVGPSGLLQAYRFLIDSRDTRTEERLSDLDDAYSVFRCRGIMNCVDVCPKGLNPTKAIGHIRSMLLKSGV, from the coding sequence ATGAAATTTAAAGTTTATCGTTATAACCCTGAAACGGACAAAAAGCCGTACATGCAAGAGTTTGATCTGGATATCCCAGAGGGCTCAGACAAAATGTTATTGGATGTACTGGTTGAGCTGAAAGAACAGGAACCTTCTTTATCTTTCCGTCGCTCATGCCGTGAAGGTGTATGTGGTTCAGATGGTATGAACATCAATGGTAAGAATGGCTTGGCGTGTATTACGCCTATTTCAAGCTTGAAGTCGCCAGTGGTGATTCGTCCATTACCCGGTCTACCGGTTATCCGCGATCTTGTAGTTGATATGGCACAGTTCTATAAACAGTATGAGAAAATTAAGCCTTATTTGATTGCTGATACTGAAACGCCAGCTAAAGAAAGACTTCAGTCACCTGAAGATCGTGAGAAACTTGATGGCTTATACGAATGTATTTTATGTGCTTGCTGCTCGACAGCCTGTCCATCGTTCTGGTGGAACCCAGACAAGTTCGTAGGCCCATCTGGCTTATTACAAGCATATCGCTTCCTGATTGATAGTCGTGACACTCGCACTGAAGAGCGTTTGTCCGACTTAGATGATGCCTACAGCGTATTCCGCTGCCGTGGCATTATGAACTGTGTGGACGTTTGTCCGAAAGGCTTGAATCCAACAAAAGCTATCGGCCATATACGTTCTATGCTATTAAAAAGTGGTGTATAA
- a CDS encoding 2-oxoglutarate dehydrogenase E1 component has protein sequence MKNGLEAMFDSAYLSGGSAAYLEELYEQYLEDPQSVDAEWREKFDAYEKVNDKKEVAHGAIREHFRQIGLNRQKLAFSQGGGDSTADPKQVKVLHLIESYRARGHHHANIDPLGLWSHPYPTNLSLDSYDLGDVDPNKKFHVGNLAGPEQQSLKEIEERLKETYCHSIGAEFLHINDLEERRWIQEKLEAAGSSHDFRDQTKKNILEGLTAAEGLEKYLGSKFPGAKRFSLEGGDSLIPMMRDFINQAGSKGTKEIVIGMAHRGRLNMLVNVMGKKPQVLFDEFAGKNAVVEEGSSGDVKYHMGYSSDVETEGGPVHLALAFNPSHLEIVSPVVIGSVRARQERRNDENCEQVLPVLIHGDSAVTGQGVVMELFNMSQARGFYVGGSVHIVINNQVGFTTSKLQDTRSTAYCTDVAKMVEAPVFHVNGDDPEAVLYVTRLALEFRNKFKKDVVIDLVCYRRHGHNEADEPNATQPVMYQKIKKHPTTRKIYEDKLTSEGTLSADEAKKFTDDYRDLLDKGDSVVLNRIPTHKNEYSVDWTPFENQSWQSPAKTAITKKQFKFLSERICDYPEDLPLQRQVKKLMGLRKEMAEGEKPMDWGFAETLAYASLLDEDYEVRICGQDSGRGTFFHRHAVLHDQDDAEVYIPLQNIKEDQPSFTVIDSVLSEEAVMAFEYGYSTNEPNSMVIWEAQFGDFANGAQVVIDQFISSGEQKWGRLSGLTLFLPHGYEGQGPEHSSARLERFLQLSAEQNMQVVVPSTPAQAFHMIRRQMVRKLRKPLIVMTPKSLLRHRDAVSNIDELTKGQFQNAIDEIDQLDKKKVERVVMCSGKVYYDLLKKRRDEKLDNVAIVRIEQLYPFPHEEVEKILASYKAAKTFVWCQEEPQNQGAWYCSRHNLDEAAPTNDPVIFAGRAASAAPAVGYASIHNEQQNKLVNDALGIE, from the coding sequence ATGAAGAACGGCTTAGAGGCGATGTTTGACAGTGCTTACCTTTCAGGAGGGAGCGCCGCCTATTTGGAAGAACTTTACGAGCAATATTTAGAAGATCCTCAATCAGTCGATGCCGAATGGCGCGAAAAATTCGATGCATACGAAAAAGTTAACGATAAGAAAGAGGTAGCTCATGGCGCCATTCGTGAACATTTTCGCCAAATTGGCTTAAACCGTCAGAAGCTTGCTTTCAGTCAGGGTGGGGGAGACTCTACAGCAGACCCAAAGCAAGTAAAAGTCCTTCACTTAATCGAGTCCTATCGTGCGCGTGGTCATCATCATGCTAATATCGATCCACTCGGCTTATGGAGCCACCCATACCCAACAAACCTAAGCCTGGACAGCTATGATCTTGGCGACGTTGATCCAAACAAAAAATTCCATGTTGGCAACCTTGCTGGTCCTGAACAGCAATCTTTGAAAGAGATAGAAGAAAGACTTAAAGAAACCTACTGTCATTCTATCGGTGCAGAATTCTTACATATTAATGACCTCGAAGAGCGTCGCTGGATTCAAGAAAAACTTGAAGCGGCAGGTTCTTCTCATGATTTCCGAGATCAAACCAAGAAAAATATTTTAGAAGGTTTGACTGCAGCAGAAGGTCTTGAAAAATATCTAGGCTCAAAATTCCCTGGCGCAAAGCGTTTCTCTCTGGAAGGTGGGGATAGCCTCATTCCAATGATGCGTGATTTTATCAACCAGGCTGGCTCAAAGGGTACCAAAGAGATTGTCATTGGTATGGCTCACCGTGGACGCCTTAACATGCTCGTAAATGTCATGGGTAAAAAGCCACAGGTGCTATTTGATGAGTTTGCCGGAAAGAATGCCGTGGTTGAAGAGGGCTCCTCTGGCGACGTCAAATACCATATGGGTTATTCCAGTGATGTAGAGACAGAAGGTGGGCCGGTCCATCTGGCTTTGGCTTTTAATCCTTCTCACTTAGAAATTGTAAGCCCAGTAGTCATAGGTTCGGTCAGAGCACGTCAAGAACGCCGTAATGACGAAAACTGTGAACAGGTGCTTCCTGTATTGATCCATGGTGACTCCGCTGTAACAGGCCAGGGCGTGGTCATGGAACTCTTCAATATGTCTCAGGCGCGTGGCTTTTATGTTGGCGGCTCAGTCCATATTGTTATTAATAACCAGGTAGGCTTTACCACATCAAAACTACAGGACACTCGTTCAACAGCGTACTGTACTGATGTTGCTAAAATGGTCGAAGCCCCAGTATTCCACGTTAATGGTGATGATCCAGAAGCGGTCCTTTATGTCACACGTCTTGCCCTGGAATTCCGTAATAAGTTTAAAAAGGACGTGGTGATCGATTTAGTATGTTACCGACGTCATGGACATAACGAAGCTGATGAGCCTAACGCGACCCAGCCAGTTATGTACCAAAAAATTAAAAAGCACCCAACGACACGCAAAATCTATGAAGACAAATTAACTTCAGAGGGCACATTGTCTGCCGATGAAGCTAAGAAGTTTACAGATGATTATCGTGATTTGCTGGATAAAGGAGACTCGGTGGTTCTAAACCGAATTCCGACACACAAAAACGAGTACAGTGTTGACTGGACTCCTTTTGAAAATCAGTCGTGGCAGTCACCAGCTAAAACGGCCATCACGAAAAAACAGTTTAAATTTTTGTCTGAGCGCATTTGTGATTACCCAGAAGATCTACCTTTGCAACGTCAAGTTAAAAAGCTGATGGGTCTACGTAAAGAAATGGCAGAAGGTGAAAAGCCAATGGACTGGGGTTTTGCTGAAACTCTGGCCTATGCATCACTGCTTGATGAAGATTATGAAGTTCGCATCTGTGGTCAGGATAGTGGACGTGGTACATTCTTTCACCGTCATGCTGTCTTGCATGACCAGGATGATGCTGAAGTTTATATTCCGCTACAGAATATTAAAGAAGATCAACCCAGCTTCACTGTGATTGACTCAGTGCTGTCAGAAGAAGCTGTTATGGCCTTTGAGTATGGCTATTCAACAAATGAACCTAATTCAATGGTCATCTGGGAAGCCCAGTTTGGTGATTTTGCTAATGGTGCGCAAGTTGTTATCGATCAGTTTATCAGCTCTGGAGAGCAGAAATGGGGCAGACTGTCTGGCTTAACCTTATTTTTGCCTCACGGCTATGAAGGCCAGGGTCCGGAGCATAGCTCCGCACGTTTAGAACGATTCCTGCAATTATCTGCTGAGCAGAATATGCAGGTAGTAGTGCCCTCAACGCCAGCTCAGGCATTCCATATGATTCGTCGTCAAATGGTGCGTAAGTTACGTAAGCCATTGATTGTAATGACACCAAAGAGCTTGTTGCGCCACAGAGACGCTGTTTCTAACATCGATGAGTTGACTAAGGGTCAGTTCCAGAATGCCATTGATGAAATAGATCAGTTAGACAAAAAGAAAGTTGAACGGGTGGTCATGTGCTCCGGCAAGGTTTATTATGATCTGCTCAAAAAGCGTCGTGACGAAAAGTTAGATAATGTTGCTATTGTTCGTATTGAGCAGCTGTATCCATTCCCGCATGAGGAAGTGGAAAAAATCTTAGCGTCATACAAGGCTGCTAAGACGTTTGTGTGGTGTCAGGAAGAGCCGCAAAACCAGGGTGCGTGGTATTGTAGTCGTCATAATTTAGATGAAGCGGCTCCAACTAACGACCCTGTAATATTTGCGGGTCGTGCAGCTTCAGCAGCACCAGCTGTTGGTTATGCGAGTATTCATAATGAGCAGCAAAATAAATTGGTCAACGATGCGTTGGGTATCGAATAA